The Hordeum vulgare subsp. vulgare chromosome 7H, MorexV3_pseudomolecules_assembly, whole genome shotgun sequence DNA window TCATGGGGAGACTTGGAATTTGGACGGAAAGCGAGACCCCATATACTGTATTTCCCTCTTGAGCTTTGCCGCCGGCCTATTTATGCAAACACCCTCTCTGCTCGCTCCCAACACATTCATCCAACAACCATCACCTCTCCTTTGCTCACCACACTGGAATCAATCGGATCGATGGATCGGCGAGGAGCAGCGGCGGCGCCGTCGCTGGAGCTGCCGGGGTTCCGGTTCCACCCCACGGAGGAGGAGCTGCTGGAGTTCTACCTCAAGCACCACGTCACCAGCAGCAGCAAGAATCAGCAGCTGAGGGCGGCGCCGTTCAACATCATCCCCACGGTGCACCTGTACCGGCACGACCCCTGGGACCTCCCCGGGCTCGCCGCCATCGCCAGCGAGCGCGAGTGGTACTTCTTCGTGCCCCGCGACGGCCGGAAGCTCCACGCCGGCGGCGGGCGCCCGAGCCGCACCACGGAAGGCGGGTTCTGGAAGGCCACGGGGTCCGACCGCGCCGTGCGGTGCGCCGCCGACCCCAAACGCCTCGTCGGGCTCAAGAAGACGCTGGTCTACTACCAGGGCCGCGCGCCCCGGGGCACCAAGACCGACTGGGTCATGAACGAGTACCGCCTCCCCGACCTCGGCGCCGGCGAGCAGCAGGACGTGGTGCTCTGCAAGGTGTACCGCAAGGCCGTGTCGCTCAAGGAGCTCGAGCAGCGGGTGGCCATGGAGGAGCTCGCGCGCGCGCGCTCCACCACGGCCTCCCACTCCCACTCCCACTCCCACTCCAGCGCCGGCTCGCCCGACGTCTCCTCGTCCGCGTCCGAGCTCGCCCACGAGGCCGCCGTGCCCGTGCAGCACCAGCACCATGGggtgaagaaggaggaggcggtggcggtggcgaggcCGCCGGCGATGCGGCTGCCGCAGCTGGAGAcggcgaggggcggcggcgggctgGAGTGGATGCAGGACCCCTTCCTGACCCAGCTGAGGAGCCCATGGATGGAGGGCCTCTGCTTGTCTCCCTACTACGCCAGCGTCCTCAACTTCTAGCAGTCTGGAATCATTCCTAATCACTAGTCCATTAATCCATGCATGCATGGAGCCATCTCAAAATTTCAGAGATAAACACATGCATCATCCAGACCAGAAGAGTACGGAGTACAAGGGTATTAATTCGTACGTGTGCGATCAAATACTATACGTAGCAGCGGTCGTCGAATCTGGGCTGGCAGCATACAATTTTTGGGATGCATGAAACTCAATCAATATACATAACCAAAGAAAAGGGTCACCATGTATAGTCATTCAGTATAGGTAGTATTAAATACAGGAGCTCTATTTTCAATACTCCCTCGGTTCACTTTTACAAGTCATTCCACACGACTGAAATTGACATGTCTGAAATGTCTACAATGCCTTATAAAAGTAAACAAATGAAATGGTTTATCAATTATTTCAATGGTATCTGTTTGGAATTCATACTAGATTCCATAGATGCATGATTGGTACGAGGCATATTTACATTTGTGACCAAACACAtgcataatactccctccgttcctaaatataagtcttttaaaaggttTCACtaaaaggactacatacggatgtatatagacataatttagagtatagattcattcattttgttccgtatgtagtcctctagtgaaatgtttaaaaagacttatatttaggaacggaggaagtagattGGGCATTCACACAATCCGAGCTTTCTCGTGGGCACATGAAACTCACAATGTTACGTGAGTCGGGGAAAAACGGCGTTGATGAGTTAGAACCACATGTAATTTGTTTTATATATTCAATACAAAGGGCCGATCAGTATTTTTGTTTGGCCCTTTTTGGTTTTCTATCCCTTCAATGGTAAATGGCGATCCCATTTTTTGTAAAATAAAATGATGATCTTCAGTTGGCTTCATTTCCAATACAACGAGTGACGGCTGTTTCTGTTTGCCTGGTTGGGCTGGAAAGTATACTTGTTTGGGCCGTGATGGGCAACAAGTAAATTACCTTCTTGGGCTATAAATTTCACTAAATCTGAAGGATAAGATTCATATGCATGATCGGGATTAAGTTTGTGCGGATACACCATCGCTCAACCTGTCGATCTACCATGCAAAACCTATATCTCGCTTATCGTGATGTGCAACGAGTGGCCGCCTCAATAGTTCCACCCACAAGCCAGGCCTATTAACGCATTTTTTTCTAGTCGTATTTCTTTGTACAGTTTTTTTGTTGTATCTTTACTAGTTTTGTTTTTGAATTtcctttttgttatttttgtttattCTCTGGTTTTCTTTTTTGTCCTTTTCAGTTTTAAGTTTTCTAATTTAGGTTTATGTTTTATACCATTCTTTCCATTTTTTTACCTCTTTCCATATATCTCTTTG harbors:
- the LOC123410754 gene encoding NAC domain-containing protein 22-like, whose protein sequence is MDRRGAAAAPSLELPGFRFHPTEEELLEFYLKHHVTSSSKNQQLRAAPFNIIPTVHLYRHDPWDLPGLAAIASEREWYFFVPRDGRKLHAGGGRPSRTTEGGFWKATGSDRAVRCAADPKRLVGLKKTLVYYQGRAPRGTKTDWVMNEYRLPDLGAGEQQDVVLCKVYRKAVSLKELEQRVAMEELARARSTTASHSHSHSHSSAGSPDVSSSASELAHEAAVPVQHQHHGVKKEEAVAVARPPAMRLPQLETARGGGGLEWMQDPFLTQLRSPWMEGLCLSPYYASVLNF